ATAATGTGGAGCTAGCTGCCATCGAGCTGCGGTTCTGGCCGCGGCGCGTATCATCGCCGCTTCTCGCCCGATTCGGAAGCCCGCGTCACTTCGCACCCTTGAAACCAAGGGCCGTCGGCACGCTGTCCAGGGCATCGGTTCAGGCGTACCGAAGGTGCTCCCGTTGAATCCGTTCGACTACTGCACTGACAAGGTCGCGAAGCGCGGCACCGCCCTCTTCTACGCGACCTTCCAGCTCCCCGAGGCGAAGCGACAGGCAGTTGCCGCCATTCACGCGTTCCGGCAGGAAGTGCAGGAAGCCGTAGTCGACATTTCCGACCCCACGCTCGGGACGGTTAAATTGCAATGGTGGCGCAACCAGATCGCCGCTGTCTTCGACGGCACTCCTCAGCACCCCGTTGCCTCCGCGTTGCAGGCGCTCGTGCGTACGTACACC
The Betaproteobacteria bacterium DNA segment above includes these coding regions:
- a CDS encoding squalene/phytoene synthase family protein gives rise to the protein MNPFDYCTDKVAKRGTALFYATFQLPEAKRQAVAAIHAFRQEVQEAVVDISDPTLGTVKLQWWRNQIAAVFDGTPQHPVASALQALVRTYTLPAPHFLALIDGIEGDLAMPRYPDLDTLVRYCDLTGAVPNALTAEILGYRDTRTIDCVRDLGTACALACVVRDVGRAARRDRIYLPADE